The following proteins are encoded in a genomic region of Populus nigra chromosome 16, ddPopNigr1.1, whole genome shotgun sequence:
- the LOC133676136 gene encoding purple acid phosphatase 17-like encodes MAGLILNNKSMALCLVLVICSFGLCLVSTHAELQRFGQPAKTDGTLSFLVLGDWGRKGAFNQSEVAVQMGRIGEKLDIDFVVSTGDNFYDNGLTGNQDKAFVESFTQIYTANSLQKQWYSVLGNHDYRGNAEAQLSQQLRKIDSRWLCLRSFIVNAELAEIFFVDTTPFVQSYFINAEGHTYDWRGIGSPRSYIANLIKDLKLALSESSAKWKIVVGHHAIRSIGHHGDTEELVSKLHPILKANNVDFYMNGHDHCLEHISDTESPIQFLTSGAGSKAWRGDIKEQNKDGLKFFYDGQGFMSVQLTQNEAEIAFYDVSGTVLHRWTTTKLLHSST; translated from the exons ATGGCAGGTCTCATTCTCAATAACAAAAGCATGGCTCTATGCCTTGTTTTGGTGATATGTAGTTTTGGGTTGTGCTTAGTCTCTACACATGCAGAGCTTCAAAGATTTGGACAGCCTGCAAAAACTGACGGGACTCTTTCCTTTTTGGTGCTTGGAGATTGGGGCAGAAAAGGTGCTTTCAACCAGTCTGAAGTTGCTGTTCAG ATGGGAAGGATTGGAGAGAAGCTGGACATAGATTTTGTAGTTTCAACAGGTGATAATTTCTATGATAATGGATTGACTGGAAACCAAGACAAAGCATTTGTGGAATCATTTACTCAAATCTACACTGCAAATAGCCTGCAAAAGCAGTGGTACAGTG TCTTGGGAAATCATGACTATAGGGGGAATGCAGAGGCACAATTGAGCCAACAACTTAGGAAAATTGATAGCAGGTGGCTATGTTTGAGATCTTTCATCGTCAATGCTG AATTGGctgaaattttctttgtggATACCACCCCTTTTGTCCAATCTTACTTTATTAATGCTGAGGGCCATACTTATGACTGGAGAGGCATTGGATCTCCTAGATCTTATATTGCAAACCTAATAAAG GATCTAAAGTTGGCATTGAGTGAATCAAGTGCAAAGTGGAAAATTGTTGTGGGTCATCACGCAATTAGAAGCATTGGACATCATGGCGACACTGAGGAACTTGTCAGCAAGCTTCATCCAATCCTGAAG GCCAATAATGTAGATTTTTACATGAATGGACATGACCATTGCCTTGAACACATCAGTGACACAGAGAG TCCAATACAATTTCTAACCAGTGGAGCTGGGTCTAAGGCATGGAGGGGTGAcattaaagaacaaaacaaagatGGTCTAAAATTCTTCTACGATGGTCAAGGTTTCATGTCTGTGCAGTTGACTCAGAATGAAGCAGAGATTGCATTTTATGATGTTTCTGGCACTGTTTTGCATAGATGGACTACAACAAAGTTGCTCCACTCATCAACCTAG